In Ictalurus furcatus strain D&B chromosome 23, Billie_1.0, whole genome shotgun sequence, a single window of DNA contains:
- the ppox gene encoding protoporphyrinogen oxidase translates to MQKCVAVLGGGVSGLSACYYLSKSSHVSKVVLLEATGRFGGWINTTRREDGAVFELGPRGVRPAGAVGINTLNMLSDLGLEREILLVPHDHMASKNRFLYMKGELHKLPSSLSGVVKTVPPFSSPIILSVMKEVLVRKGKQEDESVHSFMSRRFGSELADIVIDCLCRGVFAGDSRQLSVRSCFPPLHRAEQDWGSVLLGMLIGGEKAGTGGRSALAQRAKAESWAQWSLTDGMQTLPDALQEALRGHERVEIRHNAPVRSLSYTAGGWEIKQEDGATLKADHVISALPASVLASLLPPAVRSLSHQLSEINTVSVGLVNLEYEGSVLPVTGFGHLIPSSEDKGLLGVVYDSVPFPQHNRKGEPTTRMTVMMGGAWFEETLGRPGEVKDQVLLDRAVQAVRSHLNITSSPVWSKATVLKNCIPQYHLGHWKRLETMRQYISDHALPLTLAGASFDGVSVNDVIFSGRTAAEGLVGKI, encoded by the exons atgcagaaGTGTGTGGCTGTTCTCGGAGGTGGGGTCAGCGGTCTTTCAGCCTGCTATTACCTCAGCAAGAGCTCCCATGTCTCCAAg GTGGTGCTGTTGGAGGCGACAGGGAGGTTTGGAGGGTGGATAAACACTACTCGTAGGGAGGATGGAGCTGTATTTGAACTCGGCCCGAGAGGAGTCCGGCCGGCCGGGGCGGTCGGGATAAACACACTAAACATG CTGTCTGATTTGGGTCTGGAGCGTGAGATCCTCCTGGTTCCTCATGATCACATGGCCTCCAAGAACCGGTTCCTGTATATGAAAGGAGAGTTACACAAACTACCGTCCAGCCTCAG tgGAGTGGTGAAAACTGTGCCTCCGTTTTCCAGCCCCATCATCCTCAGCGTGATGAAGGAGGTCCTGGTGAGGAAGGGGAAGCAGGAGGACGAGTCCGTGCACTCGTTCATGTCCAGGAGATTCGGCTCTGAG ttagcAGACATAGTAATTGACTGTCTGTGTCGTGGAGTGTTTGCGGGAGACAGCAGGCAGCTGAGCGTGCGCTCGTGTTTCCCGCCGCTCCACAGGGCCGAGCAGGATTGGGGCTCCGTCCTACTGGGCATGCTCATCGGGGGAG AGAAGGCGGGTACAGGCGGCAGGTCAGCGCTGGCACAGCGGGCGAAGGCGGAGTCATGGGCGCAGTGGTCTCTGACGGATGGGATGCAGACTCTCCCTGACGCCCTGCAGGAGGCGCTGAGGGGACATGAGCGAGTGGAGATCCGTCACAACGCCCCCGTCAGGTCTCTGAGCTACACTGCGGGCGGCTGGGAG ATTAAACAGGAGGACGGAGCAACATTAAAAGCTGATCATGTGATTTCAGCTCTACCTgcctcag tgttggcCTCATTACTGCCCCCTGCTGTGCGATCACTGTCACATCAGCTGAGTGAGATCAACACTGTGAGCGTCGGGTTGGTGAACCTGGAGTACGAGGGATCTGTGTTACCTGTAACG ggttttgGACACTTGATCCCTTCCTCAGAGGACAAAGGTTTGTTAGGGGTCGTGTACGACTCGGTTCCGTTTCCACAACACAACCGGAAAGGAGAACCTACAACCAGAATGACA gtgATGATGGGAGGTGCTTGGTTTGAAGAGACATTAGGTCGTCCAGGTGAGGTGAAGGATCAGGTGCTGTTGGATCGAGCGGTCCAGGCCGTGAGGTCGCACCTGaacattacatcatcacctGTGTGGAGTAAAGCTACTGTACTGAag aactGCATTCCACAGTATCACCTGGGACACTGGAAGCGACTCG AGACGATGAGGCAGTATATCAGCGATCACGCTCTTCCACTCACGCTGGCTGGAGCTTCATTTGACGGTGTCTCTGTTAACGATGTCATATTTAGTGGACGGACCGCGGCAGAGGGGCTTGTGGGAAAAATCTAA